The following coding sequences lie in one Bacillota bacterium genomic window:
- a CDS encoding Spo0B domain-containing protein, with protein VALIIPLDILMIKLLLRLPKIILVIFLYEFITLISQLGVVFTWNYVLGVSTTDLVTSPLIRILYPTSVFVPVTILACISHRKHWRVSMDTSRFKVPTAAILPIVIQVILLGAVINEFFFGSRFDEATRTTEAVIFAMLIAALVSSSFIFWRILQFSEREAAVTAQEALAAEMRKQIDTVRKQRHDFINHVQIMQALLSENRFTELSSFVDAIDKDIHKVHKVL; from the coding sequence AGTTGCCTTGATAATCCCGCTTGATATCTTGATGATTAAGTTATTGTTACGCCTTCCCAAGATTATTTTGGTTATATTTCTTTACGAATTTATAACTTTAATAAGCCAGTTAGGAGTTGTTTTTACCTGGAATTACGTCCTCGGTGTTTCAACTACCGATTTAGTCACCTCTCCTTTAATACGTATTCTTTACCCCACGTCAGTCTTCGTCCCTGTCACAATTCTCGCGTGCATCAGCCACCGGAAACACTGGCGGGTTTCTATGGACACAAGCAGGTTTAAGGTCCCGACGGCAGCCATATTGCCCATTGTAATCCAGGTTATTTTGTTGGGCGCCGTAATAAACGAATTCTTTTTCGGTTCACGTTTTGACGAGGCGACGCGCACAACCGAGGCCGTTATCTTTGCCATGCTTATAGCGGCCTTGGTATCCTCATCGTTCATATTCTGGCGGATTCTTCAGTTTTCTGAACGCGAAGCGGCGGTAACCGCGCAGGAGGCCCTCGCCGCGGAAATGCGGAAGCAAATAGACACCGTCCGAAAACAACGCCATGATTTCATCAACCATGTCCAGATTATGCAGGCGCTTTTGTCCGAAAACCGCTTTACCGAACTATCGTCTTTTGTCGATGCCATAGATAAAGATATACATAAAGTACATAAAGTATTATAA